The following proteins come from a genomic window of Theileria equi strain WA chromosome 2 map unlocalized gcontig_1105316255037, whole genome shotgun sequence:
- a CDS encoding hypothetical protein (encoded by transcript BEWA_040120A): protein MTSGNEPTRKELELLNCEINDVVQIDVIKTDQDNDGKYCHEEDLKHYENDQKKVKVEKVKDSGQLGNYVAYEHTPNPSGKFNISGFFKGYRHKIELKGLSLPIKDANRLVVYFCKGEVTNTTATNPLLIYVPDTSGKNRWFKKPESNIASIFPIWKEVNGFNERKESDYDEILKVLDTLNSSCKPPSVVIDIYQRKEPKEPTTYESSSTVEVKPISNPQVKGFAEYVHTIRGRASNYFSVKEFQYKSEKITEGLKGPVDKITGISVFYWTALETPLKKDNSIPLLVIVATKAPGRSEKITCYDNIGTDTYNTNWKPDKTLPPTKKALESKLKHLNCKLNNAVIIDVSQKRSPGNYDVCNDHYGGEKMQVKKDKISDRLGSYEVYTHKLKNPPGGKKFHVVSFKNGAHIITFNGLGTPDIPILDVSEVRVYFCPGDPEKPLLLYYKTGNIHNWYKNDNTAIKAGKWVYTGGLSNTDDATQYEKIRGVLNSLQSSCNPDTGGNTSSLVDPVSGGVLAGYIIPSVFGGSAATFFGGWKLYKNFKGDPWVR from the coding sequence ATGACATCTGGAAACGAACCTACTAGGAAGGAGTTAGAGTTACTCAATTGTGAGATTAATGATGTCGTTCAAATAGATGTTATAAAGACAGACCAGGACaatgatggaaagtatTGTCATGAAGAAGATCTTAAACACTATGAGAATGATCAGAAGAAAGTCAAGgttgaaaaggtaaaagATTCTGGTCAGCTTGGAAATTATGTTGCTTATGAACATACTCCAAACCCGTCTGGAAAGTTTAACATATCTGGATTTTTTAAGGGTTATAGACACAAAATCGAGCTTAAAGGTTTAAGTCTTCCAATCAAGGATGCTAACAGGCTGGTCGTTTATTTTTGCAAGGGTGAAGTTACAAATACTACTGCAACTAATCCTCTCCTCATCTATGTACCAGATACAAGTGGCAAGAATCGATGGTTTAAAAAGCCAGAGAGTAATATAGCCAGTATTTTTCCTATCTGGAAAGAGGTTAATGGCTTCAATGAAAGGAAAGAAAGTGATTATgatgaaattttaaaagtttTGGACACTCTTAATAGTTCTTGCAAGCCTCCTTCTGTAGTTATAGATATTTATCAGAGAAAAGAGCCTAAAGAACCTACTACTTATGAAAGTTCTTCTACCGTAGAGGTTAAACCAATTTCTAATCCACAAGTTAAAGGTTTTGCCGAATATGTTCACACCATACGAGGGAGAGCAAGTAATTACTTCAGTGTTAAAGAGTTCCAATATAAGAGTGAGAAGATTACAGAAGGATTAAAAGGACCTGTGGATAAAATTACCGGTATCTCTGTCTTCTACTGGACTGCTCTAGAGACTCCTTTAAAGAAGGATAACAGTATACCTCTTCTTGTAATTGTGGCCACCAAAGCACCTGGTAGATCGGAGAAGATTACTTGTTACGATAACATTGGGACAGATACTTATAACACAAATTGGAAGCCTGATAAAACTCTTCCACCTACCAAGAAGGCTCTAGAAAGCAAGCTCAAACATCTCAACTGTAAACTCAATAATGCTGTAATAATAGATGTAAGCCAGAAGAGAAGTCCTGGTAACTACGATGTTTGTAATGATCATTATGGTGGCGAGAAAATGCAAGTTAAGAAGGACAAAATTTCTGACAGACTTGGAAGTTATGAAGTTTACACTCACAAACTTAAGAATCCTCCTGGTGGAAAGAAGTTTCATGTAGTatcttttaaaaatggtgCTCATATAATAACCTTCAATGGACTGGGAACTCCCGATATACCAATTCTAGATGTGAGCGAAGTAAGAGTCTACTTTTGTCCAGGTGATCCTGAAAAACCTCTACTCTTGTACTACAAGACTGGAAACATCCATaactggtacaagaatgatAATACTGCTATTAAGGCTGGTAAATGGGTATATACAGGTGGTTTATCTAACACTGATGATGCTACTCAATATGAAAAGATCCGTGGAGTACTCAATAGTCTTCAGAGTAGCTGCAATCCTGATACTGGAGGAAACACTTCTTCTCTTGTTGACCCTGTTTCTGGTGGTGTCCTCGCTGGATATATCATCCCTTCTGTGTTTGGTGGAAGCGCcgcaacattttttggaggatggaaactttataagaactttaaaggagatccttgggttagatGA
- a CDS encoding Papain family cysteine protease family member protein (encoded by transcript BEWA_040110A) → MSESLDSESAGSDTRQRNRWQKIINERTVIIASCVIILVAIAIAVPVIVTTIKSSSANKGVQVDVIGSDQPLNNGESEKPTRPKALDSKTKQEPREEKVEQTKKSPEKKDDQIKKPLDDKRNQSLENTDEIKPTELQQDQKSKIQTPQQKEEIDKMIKKMVLELAKYRINVLDQETFTSCMRITQNCSCIYKTTKKIAFVTKDELSALYDIIGFLGDDMNVEFEVDLLLKFKRYNLEYERYPCNFVDLKRIYYTFRKDAIFIETHNRNPDRLYNMGYNQRTGMRVNYTPEVNVGYGDLFKNPKTDIGSGVYNLKGSFRQSLHQKYTPLPFDRTEIAKAPKPTFSWQDKNYVGPVANQDSCGICWGMSSIATLETFMAIKRQRFESFSVQQLLDCAYQYNSCSGGFMGPTGLYIRTHKMCTAAEYPFTGKKGACDDQKCKIETGIKESRFIDYKGAKDFLQNHGALSTSVTLSKELTHYESGIFNTECTNGVRHAMTVVGYGTDSARNVNYWIVKNSWGTEWGEGGFIRILDKPIDGPDGTQVSFCGITEGARGFM, encoded by the coding sequence ATGTCTGAATCTTTAGATTCCGAATCTGCAGGAAGCGACACCAGGCAACGGAATAGATGGCAGAAGATTATAAACGAAAGGACTGTCATTATAGCTTCTTGCGTCATTATCCTCGTTGCCATAGCAATCGCAGTTCCGGTAATTGTGACAACCATAAAGTCATCCTCTGCCAACAAAGGAGTGCAAGTGGATGTTATCGGCAGTGATCAGCCGTTGAATAATGGAGAGTCGGAAAAGCCTACTCGACCCAAAGCCTTAGACAGCAAGACAAAGCAAGAGCCTCGAGAGGAGAAGGTAGAGCAAACGAAAAAGTCACCagagaagaaagatgaTCAAATAAAAAAGCCACTAGATGATAAAAGGAATCAATCACTAGAGAATACAGATGAAATAAAACCCACAGAGTTACAACAAGACCAAAAGagtaaaatacaaacacCGCAAcaaaaggaagagattGACAAAATGATCAAAAAGATGGTATTGGAGCTTGCAAAGTACCGAATAAACGTTTTGGACCAGGAGACATTTACCTCATGCATGAGGATAACCCAAAACTGCTCCTGCATATACAAGACGACAAAAAAGATTGCCTTTGTCACAAAGGATGAACTCTCTGCACTGTATGACATTATAGGTTTCCTGGGCGATGACATGAACGTGGAATTCGAGGTCGATCTGCTACTCAAATTCAAGAGGTATAATCTGGAATATGAGAGGTACCCTTGTAACTTTGTCGACCTAAAGAGGATTTACTACACATTCCGCAAGGACGCCATTTTCATTGAGACTCACAATAGGAATCCGGACAGACTATACAACATGGGTTATAACCAGCGTACCGGCATGAGGGTCAACTATACTCCAGAGGTAAATGTTGGCTACGGAGACCTTTttaaaaatccaaaaactGACATTGGAAGCGGCGTGTATAACCTCAAGGGAAGCTTCCGCCAGAGCCTCCACCAAAAGTATACACCACTGCCGTTTGACAGAACGGAAATTGCCAAGGCACCAAAACCGACATTTAGCTGGCAAGATAAAAACTACGTTGGTCCAGTGGCAAACCAGGACAGTTGTGGCATCTGTTGGGGAATGTCATCAATCGCTACACTCGAGACATTCATGGCGATAAAAAGGCAAAGATTCGAGTCGTTTAGCGTACAGCAACTCTTGGACTGCGCGTATCAGTATAACAGCTGTTCAGGAGGATTTATGGGACCCACAGGATTGTACATTAGGACGCATAAAATGTGCACAGCGGCCGAGTATCCATTCACTGGCAAAAAAGGTGCATGCGATGATCAAAAGTGCAAGATAGAGACAGGGATCAAGGAGAGTAGATTTATTGACTATAAAGGTGCCAAGGACTTTTTACAAAACCATGGAGCCCTTTCCACATCTGTGACTCTCTCCAAAGAGCTCACTCACTACGAATCCGGAATTTTCAATACGGAATGTACAAATGGTGTACGACATGCAATGACCGTAGTAGGATATGGAACGGATAGTGCCAGAAATGTCAATTATTGGATCGTAAAGAACTCCTGGGGAACAGAATGGGGAGAAGGCGGTTTCATTAGGATACTCGATAAACCCATAGATGGTCCAGATGGTACACAGGTTTCCTTTTGCGGAATTACTGAAGGGGCTCGCGGGTTTATGTAA